A stretch of the Filimonas lacunae genome encodes the following:
- a CDS encoding ABC transporter ATP-binding protein, with amino-acid sequence MSQSRSPLLQVAALSVAFQQHNATHNALQRVSVTVNKGELVAVVGESGSGKSVTSLSVLRLLPSPPALYTHGHIWYTQNNNSLDLLQATPAQIRQLRGKRIAMIFQEPMTSLNPVRTCGSQVMEALRQHTALSRKQAYTQTIHLFTQVQLPDPERIFKSYPHQISGGQKQRAMIAMAMSCQPELLICDEPTTALDVTVQKSILQLIKQLQQQQQMGVLFITHDLGVVAEIADRIVVMYKGQVVEEGTTHDIFTQPQHPYTQALLACRPALYPRGQRLPVVSDFLTPGESSSLPDENNTVSVALTIASSPASITTTETASNSISDNINTVEATPLITVTNLEVWYPRSRNFFGKATAYTKAVNDVSFQIYEGETLGLVGESGCGKSTLGRALLRLVAPTSGEITFGNESLNHMSESRLKEMRRQMQIIFQDPYSSLNPRKPIGSAIAEVLKVHGIGNTEAQRKTMVIELLQKVNLLPEHFNRYPHEFSGGQRQRIVIARALALQPSFVVCDESVSALDVSVQAQVLNLLNDLKKEFRFTSVFISHDLSVVKYISDRIMVMNKGQIEECGPAEQVYNHPKSSYTQQLIAAAPQLSL; translated from the coding sequence ATGAGCCAAAGCCGGAGCCCTTTGTTACAGGTAGCGGCGCTTTCTGTTGCCTTTCAGCAACATAATGCCACCCACAACGCTTTACAAAGGGTTTCCGTTACTGTTAACAAGGGCGAACTGGTAGCCGTGGTTGGTGAATCTGGTTCGGGCAAATCGGTTACTTCTTTATCCGTGCTGCGTTTACTACCCAGCCCTCCTGCCCTCTACACACATGGTCATATCTGGTACACCCAAAACAATAATAGCCTGGATCTGTTACAGGCCACTCCTGCACAAATAAGGCAACTACGTGGCAAACGCATTGCGATGATTTTTCAGGAACCCATGACTTCACTTAACCCGGTGCGCACCTGCGGCAGCCAGGTGATGGAAGCATTACGGCAACATACTGCTCTTTCACGAAAGCAGGCCTATACACAAACTATTCATTTGTTTACCCAGGTGCAGCTGCCCGATCCGGAGCGCATTTTCAAAAGCTATCCGCACCAGATAAGCGGCGGCCAAAAGCAACGGGCAATGATAGCCATGGCCATGAGCTGCCAGCCGGAGCTATTGATTTGCGACGAACCTACTACTGCACTGGATGTTACCGTACAAAAAAGTATATTACAACTCATTAAGCAATTACAGCAACAGCAGCAAATGGGCGTGTTGTTCATTACGCACGATTTAGGTGTAGTAGCCGAAATAGCCGACCGCATTGTAGTAATGTATAAAGGGCAGGTAGTGGAAGAAGGCACTACGCACGATATCTTTACACAACCCCAACATCCTTATACCCAAGCGCTGCTGGCATGCCGCCCTGCTTTGTATCCCCGCGGGCAACGCTTACCTGTGGTGAGTGATTTTTTAACGCCTGGCGAATCATCGTCTTTACCTGACGAAAACAATACAGTGTCCGTGGCGCTGACAATAGCCTCGTCACCCGCATCCATTACCACTACTGAAACTGCCAGCAACAGCATATCCGATAACATTAACACCGTTGAAGCCACACCGCTTATTACCGTTACCAACCTGGAAGTATGGTATCCCCGCTCCCGTAATTTCTTTGGTAAGGCCACCGCATACACAAAAGCGGTAAACGATGTAAGCTTTCAGATATATGAAGGTGAAACATTAGGCTTAGTAGGTGAATCCGGTTGCGGCAAGTCCACATTAGGTCGCGCTTTACTGCGTTTGGTGGCCCCCACTTCAGGCGAAATCACTTTTGGCAATGAATCGCTTAACCATATGAGTGAAAGCAGGCTCAAAGAAATGCGCCGGCAAATGCAGATTATTTTTCAGGACCCGTATTCCTCTTTAAATCCACGTAAACCCATAGGCAGCGCCATTGCAGAGGTGTTGAAGGTGCATGGCATAGGCAACACAGAAGCACAACGCAAGACAATGGTAATAGAACTACTCCAAAAAGTAAACCTGCTGCCAGAGCATTTTAACCGCTACCCGCATGAGTTTAGCGGTGGTCAGCGGCAACGTATTGTAATAGCGCGGGCACTGGCTTTACAGCCCTCTTTTGTAGTGTGTGATGAAAGTGTTTCGGCGCTGGATGTGAGTGTGCAGGCACAGGTGCTGAACCTGCTGAACGACTTAAAAAAGGAGTTTCGTTTTACATCGGTGTTTATCTCGCACGACCTGTCGGTGGTAAAATATATCAGCGACCGTATTATGGTCATGAACAAAGGGCAGATAGAAGAATGCGGCCCTGCCGAACAGGTGTATAACCATCCAAAGAGTAGTTATACACAACAGTTGATAGCGGCCGCCCCCCAATTATCTCTATAA
- a CDS encoding AMP nucleosidase, which produces MKTKEEIVNNWLPRYTGEKLENFSKYILLTNFSNYVQMFADWHNVEVVGKDRPFQCATAEGITIINFSMGSPNAATVMDLLSAIAPSAVLFLGKCGGLKKRNKIGDLILPIAAIRGEGTSDDYFPSEVPAMPAFALQKAISTTIRDYQIDYWTGTVYTVNRRVWEHDIEFKEYLKKIRAYAIDMETATIFTVGFYNHIPTGALLLVSDQPMIPEGVKTEASDTKVTAQYVEKHLRIGIDSLKQLINNGATVRHLRF; this is translated from the coding sequence ATGAAGACAAAAGAAGAGATCGTTAACAACTGGTTACCCCGGTATACAGGCGAAAAACTAGAAAATTTCAGTAAATACATCCTCCTCACCAACTTTAGCAATTACGTGCAGATGTTTGCCGACTGGCATAATGTGGAAGTAGTTGGTAAAGACCGCCCTTTTCAATGCGCCACAGCAGAAGGTATTACCATTATCAACTTTAGCATGGGCAGCCCTAATGCCGCCACTGTAATGGATTTGTTAAGCGCCATTGCCCCTAGTGCGGTGTTATTCTTAGGCAAGTGTGGTGGCTTGAAAAAACGCAATAAAATAGGCGACCTGATACTACCTATTGCTGCTATACGCGGCGAAGGTACTTCCGACGACTACTTCCCTTCCGAAGTACCGGCCATGCCTGCTTTCGCCCTGCAAAAGGCCATTTCTACCACTATACGCGACTACCAGATAGATTATTGGACTGGCACCGTATACACCGTCAACAGGCGTGTATGGGAACACGATATCGAGTTTAAAGAGTACCTGAAAAAGATACGGGCCTACGCCATTGATATGGAAACAGCCACCATTTTTACCGTTGGCTTTTATAACCATATCCCTACCGGCGCCTTGTTGCTGGTGAGCGATCAGCCTATGATTCCGGAAGGCGTGAAAACCGAAGCCAGCGATACTAAGGTAACAGCGCAATACGTAGAAAAACATTTGCGTATTGGCATTGACTCGCTGAAACAATTAATTAATAACGGCGCCACTGTACGCCATCTTCGTTTCTAA
- a CDS encoding type I restriction enzyme HsdR N-terminal domain-containing protein translates to MVKITFPEHNFRFKEEEGKECIFDEVRCKWVRLTPEEWVRQNFIQYLVQVKKYPTAIMAVEKTIKLGELKKRCDIVVYRHSKPWMIIECKETEVPLNDAVASQIFRYNITLDVDYLVVTNGHYTYALDTKARQGMAELPMY, encoded by the coding sequence ATGGTGAAGATAACATTTCCTGAGCATAATTTCCGGTTCAAGGAGGAGGAGGGGAAAGAATGCATCTTTGACGAGGTTCGTTGTAAATGGGTGCGGCTAACCCCGGAAGAGTGGGTGCGGCAGAACTTTATTCAATACCTGGTGCAGGTGAAAAAATATCCTACCGCTATTATGGCGGTGGAAAAGACCATTAAGCTGGGCGAGCTGAAAAAGCGTTGCGACATTGTAGTATACCGCCACAGCAAACCCTGGATGATTATTGAATGTAAAGAAACAGAAGTGCCTTTAAACGATGCCGTAGCATCACAGATATTCCGCTATAACATTACCCTGGATGTAGACTACCTGGTGGTTACCAATGGGCATTATACGTATGCACTGGATACTAAAGCCAGGCAGGGAATGGCAGAATTACCGATGTATTAA
- a CDS encoding Glu/Leu/Phe/Val family dehydrogenase, translated as MSEQEQHYSFYDSVNKSFDKASKFTKWEAGILEQIKACNAVYSMKFPVRRDNGEIEVIEAYRVQHSHHKSPCKGGIRFSEAVNQDEVQALAALMTYKCAIVNVPFGGGKGGIKINPRSFSEFELQKITRRYTSELIKKKFIGPGIDVPAPDYGTGEREMAWILDTYMTMNPGEVDAMGCVTGKPVSQGGVRGRKEATGLGVFFGIREVCSMPDVMKKLGLTVGVKDKTVVVQGLGNVGYHSAKFFREGGSKVVAIAEFEGAIYNAAGLNEEEVFQHRKATGSILNFPGATNLAKSTDALELECDILIPAALENVINGDNAPNVKAKIIGEAANGPLTPEADEVFAKKGILVIPDMYLNAGGVTVSYFEWLKNLSHVRYGRLGKRFDENMNIHILSTIEELTGKKVADQERKFIAHGADEVDLVHSGLEETMIEATREIMNTWLSNPTIPDMRTAAFVVAINKVGTSYAELGIFP; from the coding sequence ATGTCAGAACAAGAACAGCACTATAGCTTTTATGACAGTGTAAACAAAAGTTTTGATAAAGCGTCCAAGTTCACTAAGTGGGAAGCTGGTATACTGGAACAGATTAAAGCGTGTAACGCAGTATACAGCATGAAATTCCCTGTTCGCCGTGATAATGGTGAAATAGAAGTAATTGAAGCTTATCGCGTACAACACAGCCACCACAAATCGCCTTGTAAAGGTGGTATCCGTTTCAGCGAAGCGGTGAACCAGGATGAAGTACAGGCGCTGGCGGCTCTGATGACCTATAAGTGTGCTATTGTAAACGTGCCTTTTGGTGGCGGTAAAGGTGGTATTAAAATTAACCCGCGCAGCTTCAGCGAGTTTGAACTGCAAAAAATCACCCGCCGTTATACCTCTGAGCTGATCAAGAAAAAGTTCATTGGCCCCGGCATTGACGTACCCGCTCCTGACTACGGTACCGGCGAAAGAGAAATGGCTTGGATACTGGATACCTACATGACCATGAACCCCGGCGAAGTAGATGCCATGGGTTGTGTTACAGGCAAACCTGTTTCACAAGGTGGTGTACGCGGCCGTAAAGAAGCCACCGGTTTAGGTGTGTTCTTTGGTATTCGCGAGGTATGTTCTATGCCTGATGTTATGAAGAAACTGGGCCTTACTGTAGGCGTTAAAGATAAAACGGTAGTAGTACAAGGTTTAGGTAACGTGGGTTATCACTCTGCCAAATTCTTCCGCGAAGGCGGTTCTAAAGTGGTAGCTATTGCTGAGTTTGAGGGCGCTATTTATAATGCAGCCGGCTTAAACGAAGAAGAAGTGTTCCAGCACAGAAAAGCAACCGGTTCTATCCTCAACTTCCCTGGTGCTACTAACCTGGCTAAAAGCACAGATGCACTGGAACTGGAGTGTGATATCTTAATCCCGGCTGCACTGGAAAACGTTATCAATGGCGATAACGCTCCTAATGTAAAAGCAAAAATCATTGGTGAAGCAGCTAACGGTCCGTTAACTCCTGAAGCAGATGAAGTCTTTGCTAAAAAAGGTATCCTGGTAATCCCAGATATGTACCTGAATGCAGGTGGTGTAACTGTTTCTTATTTCGAATGGCTGAAAAACCTGAGCCACGTACGTTACGGCCGCTTAGGCAAACGCTTTGACGAGAATATGAACATTCACATCCTCAGCACTATTGAAGAGCTGACTGGTAAAAAGGTAGCTGACCAGGAAAGAAAATTCATTGCACATGGTGCAGATGAAGTAGACCTGGTACACAGCGGCCTGGAAGAAACCATGATTGAAGCCACCCGCGAAATCATGAACACCTGGTTAAGCAATCCTACTATTCCTGATATGCGTACTGCAGCGTTTGTAGTAGCTATTAACAAAGTAGGTACTTCTTATGCCGAGTTAGGTATTTTCCCATAG
- a CDS encoding CcmD family protein, with protein sequence MNSTTTDLMLTNGKIYVVMAVVVTIVTGLFIYLVNLDRKIGRLEKEQHN encoded by the coding sequence ATGAATAGTACTACAACAGATTTGATGTTAACCAACGGAAAAATTTACGTGGTGATGGCCGTAGTGGTTACCATTGTTACAGGCCTGTTTATTTACCTGGTAAACCTGGATAGAAAAATTGGCCGACTGGAAAAAGAGCAACACAACTAA
- the ccsA gene encoding cytochrome c biogenesis protein CcsA, with amino-acid sequence MIRQSWWKLLTFILLMYVCTMGFLVDIPSLDGRLQHSIRNLFFHVPMWIVMMSLFGASVFYAVQYLRTNNIEYDLYSVEFVRTGCVFALLGLVTGMIWARYQWGIAWSGDPKQNGAALAILIYLAYFVLRGAFTDMDKRSRISAVYNIFAFCMLFPTIWILPRLKESLHPGGQGSEGNPALNPGDTTLAMKTVMIPAFIGWTLLGVWIATLRIRLRILIEKKHAHE; translated from the coding sequence ATGATTCGACAATCCTGGTGGAAGCTGTTGACCTTTATTCTTCTCATGTACGTTTGTACGATGGGCTTTTTGGTTGATATTCCCAGTTTAGATGGCAGGCTTCAACATTCTATCCGCAACCTGTTTTTTCATGTACCTATGTGGATAGTGATGATGTCTCTGTTTGGAGCGTCGGTGTTCTATGCAGTTCAATATTTACGTACCAACAATATTGAATACGACCTGTATTCCGTGGAATTTGTGCGCACCGGATGTGTGTTTGCACTGTTGGGTTTGGTTACCGGTATGATATGGGCCCGCTACCAGTGGGGCATTGCCTGGAGTGGCGATCCTAAACAAAACGGGGCGGCGCTAGCTATATTAATATACCTGGCCTACTTTGTTTTAAGGGGCGCTTTTACCGATATGGACAAACGCTCACGCATCAGCGCTGTATATAACATCTTTGCCTTTTGTATGCTGTTTCCTACTATCTGGATTTTGCCCAGGTTAAAAGAAAGCCTGCATCCCGGCGGACAAGGCAGTGAGGGTAATCCCGCATTAAACCCCGGCGATACCACCTTGGCTATGAAAACAGTGATGATTCCTGCTTTTATTGGCTGGACGTTGCTGGGTGTATGGATAGCCACTTTACGCATCCGTTTACGCATACTGATAGAAAAGAAACATGCTCATGAATAG
- a CDS encoding heme exporter protein CcmB translates to MREKPGARVLALVKKDILLELRQQYSLYGVFLYIASTIFVVYLIMGQPENEVWNALFWVVQVFVCTNGVAKSFLQEQRGRLLYYYTIAGAKDFILSKLIFNTLLMGVMTLLSLVIFVVLLGNPLEHFVLFAGISCLGGAGLSLLFTFLSAIAAKAQQQASLVAVMGFPLVVPQLLLLARIANIAFAPVVQSGLAQMIFLLVGFDCMIVALAVILFPFLWKD, encoded by the coding sequence ATGCGGGAAAAGCCTGGAGCGCGTGTTTTAGCGCTTGTTAAAAAAGATATATTATTAGAACTGCGGCAGCAATACAGCCTGTACGGGGTGTTCCTGTACATTGCTTCTACCATTTTTGTAGTATATCTTATTATGGGGCAGCCCGAGAATGAAGTATGGAATGCCCTGTTCTGGGTGGTGCAGGTGTTTGTATGCACCAACGGGGTGGCTAAAAGCTTTTTACAGGAACAGCGTGGCCGCCTGCTGTATTATTACACCATAGCCGGTGCTAAAGACTTTATTTTATCCAAACTCATTTTTAACACTTTGCTAATGGGTGTAATGACCCTTCTTAGCCTGGTTATTTTTGTAGTACTGTTAGGTAACCCACTGGAACATTTTGTGTTGTTTGCGGGCATCTCGTGCCTGGGTGGCGCAGGGCTTAGCCTGCTGTTTACCTTTTTGTCGGCCATTGCTGCCAAAGCCCAGCAGCAGGCGTCCCTGGTAGCTGTTATGGGCTTTCCGCTGGTGGTGCCACAGTTGCTGTTACTGGCCCGTATTGCCAATATTGCTTTTGCCCCGGTGGTACAATCGGGTTTAGCACAAATGATTTTCTTGCTGGTAGGCTTTGATTGTATGATAGTTGCGTTAGCCGTTATTCTTTTCCCCTTCCTTTGGAAAGATTAA
- a CDS encoding thymidine kinase: MFIEPNITGERRGWIEVICGSMFSGKTEELIRRLKRVKIANLKVEIFKPAIDVRYHEMQVVSHDSNAILSTPIENSQTILLLAQDVDVVGIDEAQFFDEEIIHVCETLAVRGVRVIVAGLDMDFLGKPFGPMPQLLAIADYITKLHAICVKCGNIANISHRKTTQGSQVLLGEKDVYEPLCRHCYHL; the protein is encoded by the coding sequence ATGTTTATTGAACCTAACATTACAGGTGAACGCAGAGGGTGGATAGAGGTGATATGCGGATCTATGTTTAGTGGAAAAACGGAAGAACTGATCAGACGCCTGAAACGGGTTAAAATTGCGAACCTGAAAGTAGAGATTTTTAAACCTGCTATAGATGTGCGCTACCACGAAATGCAGGTGGTAAGCCACGACTCCAATGCTATATTGTCTACTCCTATTGAAAACTCCCAAACCATTCTGCTGCTGGCCCAGGATGTAGATGTGGTAGGTATTGACGAAGCCCAGTTCTTTGACGAAGAAATTATTCATGTTTGTGAAACTTTAGCTGTGAGGGGCGTTCGGGTGATAGTAGCAGGCCTGGATATGGATTTCTTAGGTAAACCTTTTGGGCCTATGCCGCAATTGCTTGCTATTGCGGACTACATAACCAAACTACATGCCATTTGTGTAAAATGTGGCAACATTGCCAATATCTCGCACCGCAAAACCACGCAGGGCAGCCAGGTGTTGCTGGGCGAAAAAGATGTGTACGAGCCTTTGTGCCGGCACTGTTATCACCTATAA